Proteins encoded within one genomic window of Etheostoma cragini isolate CJK2018 chromosome 21, CSU_Ecrag_1.0, whole genome shotgun sequence:
- the egr2b gene encoding early growth response protein 2b has translation MTAKTLEKVPVNLGGFVHPESAYSVDDIGSGLPTSVAIFPNTDFGSHYDQMNVTDGLMSADMSVEKRSLDLSSYSGGFSQSASHRNQTFTYMGKFSIDSQYPSNWNPEGVINIVSGIFNVAQPPPPPPPPSSSASSSPASSGSPNHFDNLSCTMAAQSQAEIDHHHHHLYSPPPPYSSSGCGEMYQDPSAFLSTSTCPIASYPPPSYSSPKQPGGADAPGLFPIIPDYSGFFQPACQRDMHTAGIQDRKPFGACPLDTFRVPPPLTPLNTIRNFTLGGPGSGGSEGGPPRLPSAYSPQNLPLRPILRPRKYPNRPSKTPIHERPYPCPAEGCDRRFSRSDELTRHIRIHTGHKPFQCRICMRNFSRSDHLTTHIRTHTGEKPFACDFCGRKFARSDERKRHTKIHLRQKERKSSTVSSSSSSSSSSSGVDRPGPISATSGICS, from the exons ATGACGGCTAAAACTTTGGAGAAAGTGCCGGTGAATCTCGGGGGGTTCGTGCATCCAGAGAGCGCGTACTCGGTGGATGACATCGGGTCCGGTTTACCCACCTCTGTGGCTATCTTCCCAAACACCGACTTCGGAAGTCATTACGATCAGATGAACGTGACAG ATGGTTTGATGAGTGCAGACATGAGCGTAGAGAAGCGCTCCCTGGACCTCTCCTCCTACTCCGGCGGCTTCTCTCAGTCCGCATCCCACCGCAACCAGACCTTCACCTACATGGGGAAGTTCTCCATCGACTCCCAGTATCCAAGTAACTGGAACCCCGAGGGAGTGATCAACATTGTCTCGGGCATCTTCAACGTGGCCCAAccgccgcctcctcctcctcctccctcctcttcagCGTCCTCCTCCCCGGCTTCCTCAGGATCTCCCAATCACTTTGACAATTTGAGTTGCACCATGGCGGCTCAGAGCCAGGCAGAGATagaccaccaccaccaccacctgtACTCCCCCCCGCCTCCGTACTCCTCCTCCGGCTGCGGGGAGATGTACCAGGACCCCTCTGCGTTTTTGTCCACCTCTACCTGCCCCATCGCCTCTTACCCACCGCCCTCTTACTCTTCACCCAAGCAGCCCGGTGGCGCAGACGCGCCGGGGCTCTTCCCCATCATTCCCGACTACTCGGGCTTCTTCCAGCCTGCCTGTCAGCGGGACATGCACACGGCAGGCATCCAAGATCGGAAACCGTTCGGTGCATGTCCGCTCGATACATTCCGCGTCCCTCCACCCCTGACCCCGCTGAACACTATCAGGAACTTTACGCTGGGCGGTCCGGGTAGTGGCGGCTCTGAGGGAGGTCCGCCGAGGCTCCCTTCTGCCTACAGCCCTCAGAACCTGCCCCTAAGGCCGATCCTGCGGCCCAGAAAGTACCCGAACAGACCCAGCAAGACACCTATCCACGAGCGGCCGTACCCCTGTCCGGCGGAGGGCTGCGACCGGCGGTTCTCCCGCTCCGACGAACTGACCAGACACATCCGGATCCACACGGGACACAAGCCGTTCCAGTGCCGCATCTGCATGCGCAACTTCAGCCGCAGCGACCACCTCACCACCCACATCCGCACGCACACGGGAGAGAAGCCGTTTGCGTGTGACTTCTGCGGCCGCAAATTCGCGCGGAGCGACGAGAGGAAGAGACACACTAAGATCCACCTGAGGCAGAAGGAGAGGAAGTCCTCCACTgtctcctcctcgtcctcctcctcgtccAGCAGCTCCGGGGTGGACCGGCCAGGCCCCATCAGCGCAACCAGCGGGATTTGTTCCTAG
- the adoa gene encoding 2-aminoethanethiol (cysteamine) dioxygenase a, translating into MPRDNKTPLIQKIAKQAYITFKCLKTANGDNKLVADQHNELISLMTAVRAADLRIAPRKTKKSSGAAELHKPPVTYMHICETEVFSMGVFLLRTGASIPLHDHPGMNGMLKVLYGKVSVRCFDKLEDPLTVGTVPPDLEPASAPSQMASQWRSVLRSVVEYSENSGPCLLTPLRDNLHQIDTVEGPAAFLDILAPPYNPDDGRDCHYYKVLQTVAEGDMDEKSNEEQQGEEKEKENVAWLLEIPQPEDFWCGGEPYPGPAVSL; encoded by the exons ATGCCGCGGGACAACAAAACTCCTCTTATTCAGAAAATAGCAAAGCAAGCCTAcatcacttttaaatgtttaaaaacggCCAACGGGGATAATAAACTCGTTGCGGACCAACATAATGAACTAATCTCCTTAATGACCGCGGTCAGGGCTGCTGACCTGAGAATTGCTCCCCGGAAAACCAAAAAGAGCTCCGGGGCAGCGGAGCTCCACAAACCCCCGGTCACCTACATGCACATCTGCGAGACGGAGGTGTTCAGCATGGGGGTGTTCCTGCTGAGGACCGGCGCCTCCATACCGCTGCACGACCACCCGGGCATGAACGGGATGCTGAAG GTTCTCTACGGGAAGGTGAGCGTCCGCTGTTTTGATAAACTGGAGGACCCACTGACAGTCGGCACCGTCCCACCTGATTTGGAGCCCGCGTCGGCCCCGTCCCAGATGGCCTCCCAGTGGCGCTCCGTGCTCCGCTCCGTCGTCGAGTACTCGGAGAACAGCGGACCGTGCCTTCTTACTCCTCTCCGGGATAACCTCCACCAGATCGACACGGTGGAGGGGCCGGCTGCTTTCCTGGATATCCTGGCACCTCCGTACAATCCAGATGATGGGCGGGACTGTCACTATTACAAAGTCCTGCAGACTGTGGCAGAGGGGGACATGGATGAAAAGAGCAACGAGGAGCAgcagggagaggagaaggagaaagaaaacgtGGCATGGCTGCTAGAAATCCCTCAGCCAGAGGACTTCTGGTGTGGTGGGGAACCCTACCCAGGCCCTGCAGTTTCTCTCTGA